One window of the Prionailurus bengalensis isolate Pbe53 chromosome E1, Fcat_Pben_1.1_paternal_pri, whole genome shotgun sequence genome contains the following:
- the CYGB gene encoding cytoglobin isoform X3: MEQVPGEMEIERRERSEELSEAERKAVQATWARLYANCEDVGVAILVRFFVNFPSAKQYFSQFKHMTEPLEMERSPQLRKHACRVMGALNTVVENLHDPEKVSSVLALVGKAHALKHKVEPVYFKILSGVILEVIAEEFANDFPPETQRAWAKLRGLIYSHVTAAYKEVGWVQQVPNATT; the protein is encoded by the exons ATGGAGCAAGTGCCGGGCGAGATGGAGATTGAGCGCAGGGAGCGCAGCGAGGAGCTGTCCGAGGCGGAGAGGAAGGCGGTGCAGGCTACGTGGGCCCGGCTCTATGCCAACTGCGAGGACGTGGGGGTGGCCATCCTGGTGAG GTTCTTCGTGAACTTCCCGTCCGCCAAGCAGTACTTCAGCCAGTTCAAGCACATGACCGAGCCCCTGGAAATGGAGCGGAGCCCCCAGCTGCGGAAACACGCCTGCCGGGTCATGGGGGCCCTCAACACTGTCGTGGAGAACCTACATGACCCCGAGAAGGTATCCTCTGTGCTCGCCCTTGTGGGCAAAGCCCACGCCCTCAAGCATAAGGTGGAGCCCGTGTACTTCAAG atCCTCTCCGGGGTAATTCTGGAAGTGATCGCCGAGGAATTTGCCAATGACTTCCCACCAGAGACGCAGAGAGCCTGGGCCAAGCTGCGTGGCCTCATCTACAGCCATGTGACTGCTGCCTACAAGGAAGTGGGCTGGGTACAGCAGGTCCCCAACGCCACCACgtga
- the CYGB gene encoding cytoglobin isoform X2: MEQVPGEMEIERRERSEELSEAERKAVQATWARLYANCEDVGVAILVRFFVNFPSAKQYFSQFKHMTEPLEMERSPQLRKHACRVMGALNTVVENLHDPEKVSSVLALVGKAHALKHKVEPVYFKILSGVILEVIAEEFANDFPPETQRAWAKLRGLIYSHVTAAYKEVGWVQQVPNATTPPATLPSSGP, translated from the exons ATGGAGCAAGTGCCGGGCGAGATGGAGATTGAGCGCAGGGAGCGCAGCGAGGAGCTGTCCGAGGCGGAGAGGAAGGCGGTGCAGGCTACGTGGGCCCGGCTCTATGCCAACTGCGAGGACGTGGGGGTGGCCATCCTGGTGAG GTTCTTCGTGAACTTCCCGTCCGCCAAGCAGTACTTCAGCCAGTTCAAGCACATGACCGAGCCCCTGGAAATGGAGCGGAGCCCCCAGCTGCGGAAACACGCCTGCCGGGTCATGGGGGCCCTCAACACTGTCGTGGAGAACCTACATGACCCCGAGAAGGTATCCTCTGTGCTCGCCCTTGTGGGCAAAGCCCACGCCCTCAAGCATAAGGTGGAGCCCGTGTACTTCAAG atCCTCTCCGGGGTAATTCTGGAAGTGATCGCCGAGGAATTTGCCAATGACTTCCCACCAGAGACGCAGAGAGCCTGGGCCAAGCTGCGTGGCCTCATCTACAGCCATGTGACTGCTGCCTACAAGGAAGTGGGCTGGGTACAGCAGGTCCCCAACGCCACCAC CCCTCCGGCCACGCTGCCCTCTTCGGGGCCATAG
- the CYGB gene encoding cytoglobin isoform X1 — translation MEQVPGEMEIERRERSEELSEAERKAVQATWARLYANCEDVGVAILVRFFVNFPSAKQYFSQFKHMTEPLEMERSPQLRKHACRVMGALNTVVENLHDPEKVSSVLALVGKAHALKHKVEPVYFKILSGVILEVIAEEFANDFPPETQRAWAKLRGLIYSHVTAAYKEVGWPSGHAALFGAIGPPLSPPPSQAAP, via the exons ATGGAGCAAGTGCCGGGCGAGATGGAGATTGAGCGCAGGGAGCGCAGCGAGGAGCTGTCCGAGGCGGAGAGGAAGGCGGTGCAGGCTACGTGGGCCCGGCTCTATGCCAACTGCGAGGACGTGGGGGTGGCCATCCTGGTGAG GTTCTTCGTGAACTTCCCGTCCGCCAAGCAGTACTTCAGCCAGTTCAAGCACATGACCGAGCCCCTGGAAATGGAGCGGAGCCCCCAGCTGCGGAAACACGCCTGCCGGGTCATGGGGGCCCTCAACACTGTCGTGGAGAACCTACATGACCCCGAGAAGGTATCCTCTGTGCTCGCCCTTGTGGGCAAAGCCCACGCCCTCAAGCATAAGGTGGAGCCCGTGTACTTCAAG atCCTCTCCGGGGTAATTCTGGAAGTGATCGCCGAGGAATTTGCCAATGACTTCCCACCAGAGACGCAGAGAGCCTGGGCCAAGCTGCGTGGCCTCATCTACAGCCATGTGACTGCTGCCTACAAGGAAGTGGGCTGG CCCTCCGGCCACGCTGCCCTCTTCGGGGCCATAGGaccccccctctctcctcccccctcccaggcAGCACCCTGA
- the PRCD gene encoding photoreceptor disk component PRCD, which yields MCTTLFLLSTLAMLWRRRFANRVQPEPSGLDGAVVGSNVDTDLQSSGREKEPLK from the exons ATGTGTACCACCCTCTTCCTGCTCAGCACCTTGGCCATGCTCTGGCGCCGCCGATTCGCCAACCGGGTCCAACC AGAGCCCAGCGGACTCGATGGGGCGGTCGTGGGCAGCAACGTGGACACAGACCTCCAGTCCTCAGGCAG GGAGAAAGAGCCTCTGAAGTAA